One genomic region from Drosophila busckii strain San Diego stock center, stock number 13000-0081.31 chromosome 3R, ASM1175060v1, whole genome shotgun sequence encodes:
- the LOC108601606 gene encoding sodium channel protein Nach — translation MVNIESTSNAIWWIKNPNADRKRRSAERGRARKESLGSSFCLDMAVLVRHVSLQGYDKLLAPELTLLERLIWLLVHMATLVGLLVILSLTWENFVAQYFVINLKDPLYPIENVPFPAVSICANNRISLQAVNDYALLLQSNDPTPRELEYYTNQLRYLGLLYDINNSNFDVDQYMAFQAFLELFGTWDNETFFNTRRVMKLLTPSCENFILKCSLASAEISCFSEDAFQNSLTKYGPCCTFNTKNKLKKRSFKNRLANSELGLSVIINASDADNFAPVLNTNGYIVMVHDADNYATVSSSGALEMFPGHKEESFLKINARVIDTDPSLHSFSPERRGCYFQGEFEMPKNARADTHAAYSFPNCITRCRIRSVIALCNCLPFQYPMELVESFDGVVFCTTSHVSCLRQYQFKWSNVLTQRIRLVGMEREAEEALFCPTCMPACYDIQYKVSLSALPIDNLLASLGNDTELNTNISLLRVYFGQPSAPLYMRLLSNEWYEIFSTVGNILSVFIGFSMVAIFESLFILCKYIFKSCRQLIRQTSADDKAKAMKSSKLTIYP, via the exons ATGGTTAATATTGAATCAACATCCAATGCCATCTGGTGGATTAAAAATCCGAATGCTGACAGAAAGCGTCGCAGCGCGGAGCGTGGGCGTGCGCGCAAAGAATCGCTGGGCTCGAGCTTTTGTCTGGATATGGCTGTGCTTGTTCGTCATGTGTCCTTGCAGGGCTATGACAAACTATTGGCGCCGGAATTAACGTTGCTGGAAAG ATTAATTTGGCTGCTGGTGCATATGGCCACGTTGGTTGGCCTGCTGGTGATACTCTCACTCACCTGGGAAAACTTTGTCGCACAATACTTTGTCATCAATCTGAAGGATCCACTTTATCCCATTGAAAATGTGCCATTTCCGGCTGTGTCAATATGCGCCAACAATCGCATTTCCTTACAGGCCGTCAACGACTATGCGCTCCTGCT GCAAAGCAACGATCCAACGCCTCGCGAGCTCGAGTATTATACGAATCAGCTCAGGTATCTGGGATTGCTGTATGATATTAACAATAGCAACTTTGATGTTGATCAATACATGGCCTTTCAAGCGTTTCTCGAACTCTTTGGCACCTGGGACAATGAAACCTTCTTTAATACGCGTCGTGTTATGAAATTG cTTACGCCTAGCTGTGAGAACTTTATATTGAAGTGCAGTTTGGCTTCTGCGGAGATTTCCTGTTTCAGTGAGGATGCTTTTCAGAATAGTCTCACCAAATATGGACCCTGCTGTACTTTCAATACAAAGAATAA ACTTAAGAAACGCAGTTTTAAGAATCGTTTGGCTAACTCCGAATTGGGCTTGAGCGTTATAATAAATGCCAGTGACGCGGACAATTTTGCGCCTGTCTTGAATACCAATGGCTATATTGTCATGGTGCATGATGCGGATAATTATGCTACAGTGAGCTCGTCGGGTGCTTTGGAAATGTTTCCAGGACATAAGGAGGAGAGTTTTCTGAAGATCAATGCGCGTGTCATAGACACAGATCCCAGCTTGCACTCATTTTCACCAGAAAGG CGTGGCTGTTACTTTCAAGGCGAATTCGAGATGCCTAAAAATGCACGTGCCGACACCCATGCCGCGTATTCCTTTCCCAATTGCATCACCCGCTGTCGCATACGCAGCGTCATAGCATTGTGCAACTGTTTGCCCTTCCAATATCCTATGGAGCTGGTTGAATCTTTCGATGGCGTTGTCTTCTGCACAACTAGCCATGTTTCCTGCCTGCGTCAGTATCAGT TCAAGTGGAGCAATGTGCTCACGCAGCGCATACGACTGGTGGGCATGGAACGCGAGGCTGAAGAGGCTCTATTTTGTCCCACTTGCATGCCTGCCTGCTATGATATTCAGTACAAAGTGTCCTTAAGCGCCTTGCCCATTGACAATCTCTTGGCCTCGCTCGGCAATGACACGGAGCTGAATACAAACATATCGCTGCTCCGCGTATACTTTGGGCAACCCTCTGCCCCGCTCTATATGCGCCTGCTAAGCAACGAGTGGTATGAAATATTCA gTACTGTTGGTAATATTCTGTCTGTTTTTATAGGATTTTCTATGGTGGCCATTTTCGAGTCGctctttattttatgcaaatatatattcaaaagcTGTCGGCAGCTGATAAGACAAACCTCTGCAGAtgacaaagctaaagctatgaAATCATCAAAGTTGACTATATAtccataa
- the LOC108602575 gene encoding prisilkin-39: MKVTAWMFLTLLLGSYLHLGSALFLKALKAAKGFGYGSSAGYYNGYNSGYRGYSPGYSSGYNYGYAGYGPGYSSRYAPGYNNYGYSSGYNAPRYNYGYNAYAGYSGGYGGGGYSRPSRQRQGRTYSEIARVLKPDKYLGLGNGRYLPHTPYSHLW, from the coding sequence atgaaaGTTACTGCTTGGATGTTCCTTACGCTGCTACTGGGCAGCTATCTTCACTTGGGCAGTGCCTTATTCCTTAAGGCCCTGAAAGCAGCCAAGGGTTTTGGTTATGGCAGCTCGGCAGGGTACTACAATGGCTATAACTCTGGCTATAGAGGCTATTCGCCAGGCTATTCCTCTGGTTACAACTATGGCTACGCAGGCTATGGGCCAGGATATTCCTCTAGATATGCCCCAGGATATAACAACTACGGCTATTCTTCAGGCTACAATGCTCCTCGCTATAACTATGGCTACAATGCCTACGCAGGATATAGCGGAGGCTATGGAGGTGGCGGCTACAGTCGACCAAGTCGTCAGCGTCAAGGACGAACTTACTCGGAAATTGCGCGTGTTCTCAAGCCAGACAAATATCTAGGACTTGGCAATGGACGTTATCTTCCACATACTCCTTATTCTCATCTCTGGTAG
- the LOC108601977 gene encoding proline-rich protein 2 translates to MTRIQLFQAFAVLFTCYQIHTCGAQFSFATSSASAGGAVATAGGVTAIAQLPGFGFNFGFNSFPLQQNGFFGNSNYNYEQSWQGGSTWGQPGPRPGMRRPPPPPPPPPPRQPPMPWGPWNRGNGWNNEGGRQPNPSWDSRQPTPGRGNNNNGRQPPYPPNSGRPTPHFPDIQQPPVTQPKPNPKPNPPIITQPTRAPTPIDVAPTENTPISGTNRPPLIIAPTPPPRTDDTSITGKNPPPLFPPQPSPTVRSPELSELRLIMYPSKQEAASADPAPLIDIRRR, encoded by the coding sequence ATGACGCGCATACAATTATTCCAAGCGTTCGCCGTCTTATTTACGTGCTACCAAATTCACACGTGTGGAGCACAGTTTAGCTTTGCAACCTCATCGGCATCAGCTGGCGGTGCAGTGGCAACTGCTGGTGGTGTCACGGCCATTGCCCAGCTGCCCGGCTTTGGTTTCAACTTTGGCTTCAACAGTTTCCCATTGCAACAGAATGGattttttggcaacagcaattacaattatgaACAGAGTTGGCAGGGTGGCAGCACTTGGGGACAACCAGGTCCAAGACCGGGCATGAGAcgtcctcctcctcctcctcctccgccACCTCCTCGTCAACCTCCAATGCCTTGGGGTCCATGGAATAGAGGTAACGGTTGGAATAACGAAGGCGGTAGGCAGCCTAATCCTAGCTGGGACAGTAGACAACCCACGCCCGGTAggggtaacaacaacaacggcagaCAGCCACCATATCCACCAAATTCAGGCCGACCAACACCACATTTTCCCGACATTCAGCAACCACCAGTCACTCAACCCAAACCCAATCCCAAACCAAATCCGCCAATTATTACACAACCCACCAGAGCACCTACTCCCATTGATGTAGCGCCAACGGAGAATACGCCCATCTCAGGCACCAACCGTCCACCCCTCATCATTGCACCTACTCCACCGCCGAGAACTGACGACACATCGATTACGGGCAAGAATCCTCCGCCTTTGTTTCCGCCACAACCGAGTCCGACAGTACGCTCGCCAGAGCTCTCCGAGCTGCGCCTAATAATGTATCCCAGCAAGCAGGAAGCCGCCTCAGCAGATCCAGCACCATTAATTGATATACGGAGACGTTGA
- the LOC108602483 gene encoding uncharacterized protein LOC108602483, whose translation MYPLQGKRIVLGLLALLSLLSLVAGSPIHGHRSERAGRTYSDIARVINPHPYAAIGSRVYPGQPFWSAGR comes from the coding sequence ATGTATCCGTTGCAAGGAAAGCGCATCGTACTTGGACTGCTGGCATTGTTAAGCTTGCTGTCCTTGGTCGCTGGCTCACCAATTCATGGACATAGATCAGAGCGCGCTGGACGCACTTATTCGGATATAGCGCGGGTCATTAACCCACACCCCTATGCGGCGATAGGATCACGCGTCTATCCGGGACAGCCCTTCTGGTCTGCGGGacgttaa
- the LOC108602314 gene encoding DNA-directed RNA polymerase II subunit RPB1 translates to MRCSNICLGLLLALTVGLSHATHYTRDESSDGTNTEYNLASTLSGHITTNRHNAREHLDLTQQPSQQAVDIDDESAAHERGGAAGHHVRVSQPPTLGYPAGSAAVPRLYPSLPVSGAQPTQFGGVSPALPSGVDASSLYPSKTLVQQPVLGVYPSFPSNTPAQQPGVAGASFYPSFPGNNPLQQPGVGAAGVYPANIPLQQPYIPGYPAGYPGQYLPQYPAYPAYAPPPPISYQNQQHYGPQGDIRGRERTDHSFRMNTEYKENGVHKGPFGVLNNHSNQGYGSGFGGGYNGVYNRPGY, encoded by the coding sequence atgcgctgcagcaacatCTGTTTGGGACTGCTGCTAGCCTTGACTGTTGGCCTAAGCCACGCCACACATTACACGCGAGACGAGAGCAGCGACGGTACAAACACTGAATACAACTTGGCGTCCACTTTAAGTGGACATATCACCACAAATCGTCACAATGCTCGCGAGCATCTGGACTTGACTCAGCAACCCAGCCAGCAAGCAGTTGATATTGATGATGAGTCAGCGGCTCATGAGCGTGGCGGTGCAGCTGGCCATCATGTGAGAGTATCACAGCCACCAACTTTGGGCTATCCAGCAGGAAGTGCTGCAGTGCCACGTTTATATCCGAGTCTACCAGTAAGTGGAGCACAACCAACTCAATTTGGCGGGGTCTCACCAGCGCTTCCATCGGGTGTGGATGCTTCAAGCCTTTATCCAAGCAAAACTCTAGTGCAGCAACCAGTTTTGGGAGTCTATCCCAGCTTCCCGAGCAATACTCCAGCGCAACAACCAGGTGTGGCCGGAGCAAGCTTTTATCCCAGTTTCCCAGGCAATAATCCATTGCAACAACCTGGTGTAGGCGCTGCAGGCGTTTATCCTGCCAATATTCCATTGCAGCAGCCATATATTCCAGGATATCCGGCAGGCTATCCAGGCCAGTACTTGCCACAATATCCAGCGTATCCAGCCTATGCACCGCCGCCGCCTATAAGTTATCAGAACCAGCAGCACTATGGACCACAAGGTGATATAAGAGGGCGTGAGCGCACAGATCACAGCTTCCGCATGAACACAGAGTACAAGGAGAACGGCGTGCACAAAGGACCCTTCGGTGTGCTCAATAACCATAGTAATCAGGGATATGGCAGCGGTTTTGGGGGCGGCTATAATGGTGTCTACAACAGGCCGGGTTACTGA
- the LOC108601766 gene encoding G2/mitotic-specific cyclin-B3: MAPTKGTTRTAAASQVTMNAILPMAAVKGKGLTRRVNNGILDSNVENMQTRAKRKADNSPIKNDKIKRSALGNLTNNVKIMTLHASDEDAKPLTKKPTAQQLQVLLDAQKVDHVTVPLAVVPNKIMTRASTKSEDAVENCHKVLDKFEEALARQKTRRPAAVPKKPAKSAASMAMPAPVQKLLAPLPPPAQAASTAIKPARRISNDFNKTEDSLYMSALEDVSSCDSMRLSGNFEAARRRSAKLQTKTEQAELPATIIEENVLKPPVAVVPAVPPAPPVPEDVEDFDRKNWDDPFQVSHYAMDIFNYLKMRESEFIIPDYMPKQINLTPWMRTLLVDWMVEVQETFELNHETLYLAVKIVDLYLSREVINKEKLQLLGAAAFFIACKYDERQPPLISDFLYICDGAYTHDELVKMEMETLRTIKYDLGIPLSYRFLRRYARCAKVQMNTLTLARYILEYSLMDYDTIGSSDSQLASAALFMALRMNGGLANLQKQAWTSTLIYYTGYELTDFADKILLLNAGLHRKPRSTIKTIRNKYTHKIFHEVATVPLLSNEQLFMSNLDLNDSSMST; encoded by the coding sequence ATGGCGCCGACAAAAGGTACCACACGCACTGCTGCAGCAAGCCAAGTCACTATGAATGCAATATTACCCATGGCAGCGGTCAAAGGCAAGGGATTGACGCGACGAGTCAACAATGGTATCCTGGATTCCAATGTGGAGAACATGCAGACGCGCGCCAAACGCAAGGCTGATAACAGTCCCATTAAGAATGATAAGATCAAACGCTCGGCACTGGGTAACTTGACTAACAATGTGAAGATCATGACTCTGCATGCCAGCGACGAGGATGCCAAGCCCCTGACCAAGAAGCCCACTGCCCAGCAACTCCAGGTGTTGCTAGATGCTCAAAAAGTTGATCATGTTACTGTCCCACTTGCAGTTgtgccaaataaaataatgactCGTGCCTCAACCAAATCAGAGGACGCTGTGGAGAACTGCCACAAGGTGCTGGATAAGTTTGAGGAGGCGCTGGCGCGACAGAAGACACGCAGACCAGCAGCAGTGCCAAAGAAGCCGGCAAAGTCAGCAGCCAGCATGGCTATGCCGGCACCCGTACAGAAGCTATTGGCGCCACTGCCACCGCCAGCACAAGCTGCGTCAACGGCAATTAAGCCGGCGCGCCGCATATCGAATGATTTTAACAAGACTGAGGATAGCCTCTACATGTCTGCACTGGAGGATGTCTCTAGCTGCGACTCCATGCGACTGTCTGGCAATTTTGAAGCGGCACGTCGCCGCTCAGCCAAGCTACAAACAAAGACTGAACAGGCAGAGCTGCCAGCTACCATAATTGAAGAGAATGTGCTCAAACCTCCAGTTGCTGTGGTACCCGCCGTACCCCCGGCGCCCCCAGTGCCTGAGGATGTGGAGGACTTTGATCGCAAAAACTGGGATGATCCCTTCCAAGTGTCACACTACGCCATggacatatttaattatttgaaaatgcGCGAGTCGGAGTTTATCATTCCCGACTATATGCCAAAGCAGATTAATCTGACGCCATGGATGCGCACATTGCTGGTGGACTGGATGGTCGAGGTGCAAGAGACATTCGAGCTGAACCATGAAACTCTCTACCTAGCTGTCAAAATTGTCGATCTCTACTTGAGCCGCGAAGTAATCAACAAggagaagctgcagctgctgggcgcCGCGGCCTTCTTTATTGCCTGCAAATACGATGAACGCCAGCCGCCACTAATCTCCGACTTCTTGTACATTTGCGATGGCGCCTACACTCACGACGAGCTGGTCAAAATGGAAATGGAGACGCTGCGCACCATCAAATACGATCTCGGCATCCCACTCTCGTATCGTTTCTTGCGTCGATACGCTCGTTGTGCCAAGGTGCAAATGAACACGCTCACCCTGGCGCGCTACATCCTGGAGTACTCGCTTATGGATTATGACACCATTGGCTCCAGTGACTCACAGCTGGCATCGGCTGCGCTCTTCATGGCGCTGCGCATGAACGGCGGCCTTGCCAACTTGCAGAAGCAGGCCTGGACCTCAACGCTCATCTATTACACGGGCTATGAACTGACGGACTTTGCGGATAAGATTCTTCTGCTGAATGCTGGACTGCATCGCAAACCGCGCAGCACCATCAAAACGATACGCAATAAGTATACGCACAAGATATTCCATGAGGTGGCCACTGTGCCGCTGCTTAGCAATGAACAGCTCTTTATGAGCAATCTCGATCTGAATGACAGCAGCATGAGTActtga
- the LOC108601978 gene encoding prisilkin-39 — MQLNLAFSLLLLALLAGAQSKPTFGKIAEVMLDVLDGRHHYQPAPVYRPPHGPLIQEGYEHGYDYYYGGGGGAGYAQPPPAYVQPAPYGYYPSPAPVKGYQSPPQHSYGHEFGHEHGYEHGYDRGYAHGYGGGAAAAGPTIVGGYKQQGY, encoded by the coding sequence ATGCAACTCAACTTGGCattcagtttgctgctgctcgctcttTTGGCTGGCGCCCAGAGCAAACCCACATTTGGAAAGATAGCTGAAGTGATGCTGGATGTGCTAGACGGTAGACATCATTATCAGCCAGCGCCTGTTTATAGACCACCACATGGACCACTTATTCAGGAGGGCTACGAGCATGGCTACGACTATTACTACGGCGGAGGAGGTGGCGCTGGCTATGCCCAACCTCCACCTGCTTATGTGCAGCCAGCACCTTATGGCTATTATCCTAGTCCTGCTCCCGTTAAAGGATACCAGAGCCCACCACAACATAGTTACGGCCATGAATTTGGCCACGAACATGGCTACGAACACGGCTACGACCGCGGCTATGCACATGGCTATGGaggaggagctgcagctgctggcccaACAATAGTGGGTGGCTATAAACAACAGGGCTATTAG